GAAGGCCGCGATCGTGGCCTCGGTGCGCGAGCACGCCTGGCCGCTGGTGGCCGACGGCACCCTGCGCCCGATCATCGACCGCAGGCTGCCGCTGCCCGACGCGGCCGAGGCCCACCGGGTGATCGAGTCCTCCGGCCACGTGGGCAAGGTGCTTCTGCTCGCCGAGTGAGCGGGTCCTGGTCGCGCAGTGGCCGAGGAGTGGGAAAGGATGGAGTCATGGCGGACATCGATGCGAACACTCAACCCCCCTCGCCTTTCCGCGGCGAGAACAATGTCATCGTGGTGGGCCCGGACGGACGTCCGGATGACCAGGAGCACCTCGCCGAGCAGGCGGAGGACCCGACCAGTGTGGCCGAGATGGTCGAGCAGCCGGCCAAGGTCATGCGGATCGGGTCGATGATCAAGCAGCTGCTCGAGGAGGTGCGGGCCGCGCCGCTGGACGAGGCGAGCCGGGCCCGGCTGGCCGAGATCCACCGCTCCTCGATCGCCGAGCTGGAGAAGGGCCTGGCCCCGGAGCTGATCAACGAGCTCGAGCGGCTCTCGCTGCCCTTCGCCGAGGACGAGGTGCCGAGCGAGGCGGAGCTGCGGATCGCCCAGGCTCAGCTCGTCGGCTGGCTCGAGGGCCTGTTCCACGGGATCCAGACGGCGCTGTTCGCGCAGCAGATGGCGGCGCGGGCGCAGCTCGAGCAGATCCGCCGGGCGCTGCCGCCGGGAGCCGCGGACGTGGCCGAGTACCAGCCGGGCAAGTCGACCGGCGCCGGACCCTACCTTTAGGGCGACCGGCAGCTGAACGCCGCGTCCCTCGGGACGGGTGCGCGGGGACGGGACCCTTGAATCAGGGCCCGTCCCCGCGGCGTTCGGATGGGGGGATAGGGGGCAGGGACAGCGGGTTGCGCGGGATCAGGGACGCGGACGGCGGCGCCGGGCACGGGGAGCGCGGCACCGACGGCGGGTCAGCTCAGTTCGTGCAGGACCTTGTCGTAGTGGTGGGTCCACCAGACGATGAGCGCGGACTGGTCGGCGAACTGCACGCTGGGACGTTCGTCGTGCAGGTCGTAGCGCCAGGTGAGCATCCAGAAGTCGGTCAGCCGCTCCCACCACAGCCGGTGCAGCGCCGCCGGGATCTCCGGCGCCAGCCACGGCCGCTGGTCCAGGTACCCGT
This genomic window from Actinospica robiniae DSM 44927 contains:
- a CDS encoding bacterial proteasome activator family protein, which encodes MADIDANTQPPSPFRGENNVIVVGPDGRPDDQEHLAEQAEDPTSVAEMVEQPAKVMRIGSMIKQLLEEVRAAPLDEASRARLAEIHRSSIAELEKGLAPELINELERLSLPFAEDEVPSEAELRIAQAQLVGWLEGLFHGIQTALFAQQMAARAQLEQIRRALPPGAADVAEYQPGKSTGAGPYL